The following proteins are co-located in the Polymorphospora rubra genome:
- a CDS encoding serine/threonine-protein kinase yields MRTLGGRYQLQQRIGVGGMSEVWRGHDEVLDRPVAVKLILPHRCDDGGVDPVERVRAEARSAARLAHPNVTGVHDFGLSTPYPGTRAPYIVMELVEGETLADRLAGGPLSWRFAVRVCAQVSAALAAAHLHGIVHQDVKPSNVMLTPTGVKVLDFGIAASAGESDPRLDGMLLGTPAFLPPERFAGAPPAPSSDMYAIGVLLYLCLAGRLPWPVDPEVWRMEHYREPEPLPRIDGLPPEVADLCFECLAADPAARPSSFVAALLLGDVVDARVYVPTVEPAAPPAQVSPWNRRAAVEPTDAVAGPGQVGRHRA; encoded by the coding sequence ATGCGAACGTTGGGTGGGCGCTACCAACTCCAGCAGCGAATCGGTGTCGGCGGCATGTCCGAGGTCTGGCGCGGCCACGACGAGGTGCTCGACCGGCCGGTCGCGGTGAAGCTCATCCTTCCCCACCGGTGCGACGACGGGGGTGTGGATCCCGTCGAGCGGGTCCGGGCCGAGGCCCGGTCGGCGGCCCGGCTGGCCCATCCCAACGTGACCGGCGTCCACGACTTCGGCCTGTCGACGCCGTACCCGGGCACACGGGCGCCGTACATCGTGATGGAACTGGTCGAGGGGGAGACGCTGGCCGACCGGCTCGCCGGTGGGCCGCTGTCGTGGCGCTTCGCGGTGCGGGTCTGCGCGCAGGTGAGTGCGGCGCTGGCCGCCGCGCACCTGCACGGCATCGTGCACCAGGACGTGAAACCGTCCAACGTGATGCTCACCCCGACCGGGGTGAAGGTCCTCGACTTCGGCATCGCGGCCTCGGCGGGCGAGTCCGATCCGCGACTCGACGGCATGCTGCTCGGCACCCCGGCCTTCCTGCCGCCGGAGCGGTTCGCCGGGGCGCCGCCGGCGCCGTCGAGCGACATGTACGCCATCGGCGTCCTGCTCTATCTCTGCCTGGCCGGCCGGCTGCCGTGGCCGGTCGATCCCGAGGTGTGGCGGATGGAGCACTACCGCGAGCCCGAGCCGCTGCCGCGCATCGACGGCCTGCCGCCGGAGGTCGCCGACCTGTGCTTCGAATGCCTGGCCGCCGATCCGGCGGCACGGCCGAGCAGCTTCGTTGCCGCGCTGCTGCTCGGTGACGTGGTCGACGCCCGCGTGTACGTGCCGACGGTGGAGCCGGCGGCCCCGCCGGCGCAGGTCTCGCCGTGGAACCGGCGGGCCGCGGTCGAGCCGACCGACGCCGTGGCGGGACCGGGACAGGTGGGCCGCCACCGCGCCTGA